Proteins encoded together in one Pseudoroseomonas cervicalis window:
- a CDS encoding ABC transporter substrate-binding protein, which translates to MSRKLSLCATLALAPLAFGALHGPASAQVLNIGIGGAITSADPLFYNAGPNNALAMHVFEYLIGRDDKAQPYPQLAESWRAVEPTVWEFKLRAGVKWHDGRDFTAEDVAFSIARAPNVPNSPGGFGGFVRAITKVEVVDPLTIRLHTARPHPVLPIELSSIAIVAKHSTENAGTEDFNSGRAAIGTGPYRLRAFRPGDRAELARNETYWGGVEPWAQVNYRMIPNDGGRTAALLAGDVDVIDQVPSTDLPRLRRESRVTLAEIPGVRLIYLFPDYSREGEVPFVTDNAGKPLPQNPFRDLRVRQALSMAIQRDALSERVMEGTAQPTGQWLPEGTFGYNPDVRPPAFDANRARALLAEAGYPQGFRVTLHSPNDRYPNDAKTAQAIAQMWTRIGVQTQVEALPWTSFSARNARQEFAIRLLGWGSVTGEASYTLVNVLSTVNRERRMGANNNGHYSNPALDALTERATGTIDDAERAALLREGVKMAMDDVAIIPVYQLVNTWAMRRGLNLTPRMDERTVASGIRAAR; encoded by the coding sequence ATGAGCCGAAAACTATCGCTCTGCGCCACCCTGGCGCTGGCGCCGCTGGCCTTTGGCGCGCTGCATGGACCGGCTTCCGCACAAGTGCTGAATATCGGCATTGGCGGCGCCATCACTTCGGCCGACCCGCTCTTCTACAATGCGGGGCCGAACAACGCCCTGGCGATGCATGTCTTCGAGTATCTGATCGGCCGCGACGACAAGGCCCAGCCCTACCCGCAGCTGGCCGAGAGCTGGCGCGCGGTCGAGCCCACGGTGTGGGAGTTCAAGCTGCGCGCCGGCGTGAAGTGGCATGACGGCCGCGACTTCACCGCCGAGGATGTCGCCTTCTCCATCGCCCGCGCCCCCAATGTGCCGAACAGCCCGGGCGGCTTCGGCGGCTTCGTGCGCGCCATCACCAAGGTCGAGGTGGTGGACCCGCTGACCATCCGCCTTCACACCGCCCGCCCGCACCCCGTGCTGCCGATCGAGCTCAGCTCGATCGCCATCGTCGCCAAGCACAGCACCGAGAATGCGGGCACCGAGGATTTCAACAGCGGCCGCGCCGCCATCGGCACCGGTCCCTATCGGCTGCGCGCCTTCCGCCCCGGCGACCGCGCCGAGCTGGCCCGCAACGAGACCTATTGGGGCGGGGTCGAGCCCTGGGCCCAGGTCAATTACCGCATGATCCCGAATGATGGCGGCCGCACCGCGGCGCTGCTGGCGGGCGATGTGGACGTGATCGACCAGGTGCCCTCCACCGACCTGCCGCGGCTGCGCCGCGAGAGCCGGGTGACGCTGGCCGAGATCCCGGGCGTGCGGCTGATCTACCTGTTCCCCGATTATTCGCGCGAGGGCGAGGTGCCCTTCGTCACCGACAATGCCGGCAAGCCGCTGCCGCAGAACCCGTTCCGCGACCTGCGGGTGCGCCAGGCGCTGTCGATGGCGATCCAGCGCGACGCGCTGTCCGAGCGGGTGATGGAAGGCACGGCGCAGCCGACCGGCCAGTGGCTGCCGGAAGGCACCTTCGGCTACAATCCGGATGTGCGCCCGCCGGCCTTCGACGCCAACCGCGCCCGCGCGCTGCTGGCCGAGGCGGGCTATCCGCAGGGCTTCCGCGTCACCCTGCACAGCCCGAATGACCGCTACCCGAACGACGCCAAGACCGCCCAGGCCATCGCGCAGATGTGGACCCGCATCGGCGTGCAGACCCAGGTCGAGGCGCTGCCCTGGACCAGCTTCTCGGCGCGCAACGCCCGGCAGGAATTCGCCATCCGCCTGCTCGGCTGGGGCAGCGTGACGGGCGAGGCCTCCTACACCCTGGTCAATGTGCTCTCCACCGTGAACCGCGAGCGGCGGATGGGCGCCAACAACAACGGGCATTACAGCAACCCGGCGCTGGACGCGCTGACCGAGCGCGCCACCGGCACCATCGACGATGCCGAGCGCGCGGCGCTGCTGCGTGAGGGGGTGAAGATGGCGATGGACGATGTCGCCATCATCCCGGTCTACCAGCTGGTCAACACCTGGGCGATGCGCCGCGGGCTGAACCTGACCCCGCGCATGGATGAGCGCACGGTGGCCAGCGGCATCCGCGCCGCCCGCTAA
- a CDS encoding ABC transporter substrate-binding protein has product MIKSLRAAAMAAVSALALFSASHARAQSLTMAVGAQVTSLDPHYHALSPNLAVATMIFDTLTQFDSESRLEPGLAESWTPVGETVWEFKLRPNVRFHNGNAFTAEDVAFTIARVPQVVNSPSSYAIYTRAIERVEIVDPLTVRFHTRSPYPLLPNDLGQVAILDKETHDGASTEDFNSGKVAIGTGPFRHVSFRSGDRLELERNDSYWGDKPHWRQVHYRILPNDASRTAALLAGDVDFIDQVPTSDLASLRRNERVRVAEKDGLRIIFLALDHLHPEGSPQIQDADGKPLPRNPLHDVRVRRALSIAIDRPAIAQRVMEGTSMPSGQFLPPTAFGAIPDLAAPRTDADAAKRLLAEAGYPNGFRITLSGPNDRYMNDARIVQAIGQMWTRIGVRTAVDAQPWTTFISRAGRQELSAFLVGWGSSSGEASNPLRSLVASYDRDKGFGTSNRGRYSNPEVDAKLEAALRELDDTRREALLRDATRIAMEDVGIIPIHIQKNLWAMRPTLVHDSRADELTRAQDVRPASNQAR; this is encoded by the coding sequence ATGATCAAAAGCTTGCGGGCGGCCGCAATGGCCGCCGTTTCGGCGTTGGCGCTGTTCAGCGCCTCGCATGCCCGGGCGCAAAGCCTGACCATGGCGGTGGGGGCGCAGGTCACCTCGCTCGACCCCCACTATCACGCGCTGTCGCCGAACCTGGCGGTGGCCACCATGATCTTCGACACGCTGACGCAGTTCGATTCCGAATCCCGCCTCGAGCCGGGGCTGGCGGAAAGCTGGACGCCGGTCGGCGAGACGGTCTGGGAGTTCAAGCTGCGGCCGAATGTGCGCTTCCACAACGGGAACGCCTTCACCGCCGAGGACGTTGCCTTCACCATCGCCCGCGTGCCGCAGGTGGTGAACAGCCCCTCCTCCTACGCCATCTACACCCGCGCCATCGAGCGGGTGGAGATCGTCGACCCGCTGACGGTGCGTTTCCACACCCGTTCCCCCTATCCGCTGCTGCCGAATGATCTGGGCCAGGTCGCCATCCTCGACAAGGAGACGCATGACGGCGCCTCCACCGAGGATTTCAACAGCGGCAAGGTCGCCATCGGCACCGGCCCGTTCCGCCATGTGAGCTTCCGCTCCGGCGACCGGCTCGAGCTCGAGCGCAATGATTCCTACTGGGGCGACAAGCCGCATTGGCGCCAGGTGCATTACCGCATTCTGCCCAATGACGCCTCGCGCACCGCGGCGCTGCTCGCCGGCGATGTCGACTTCATCGACCAGGTGCCGACCTCCGACCTCGCCAGCCTGCGCCGCAACGAGCGGGTGCGGGTGGCCGAGAAGGACGGGCTGCGCATCATCTTCCTGGCGCTCGACCATCTCCACCCGGAAGGCTCGCCGCAGATCCAGGATGCCGATGGCAAGCCGCTGCCGCGCAACCCGCTGCATGATGTGCGGGTCCGCCGCGCCCTCTCGATCGCCATCGACCGCCCGGCCATCGCCCAGCGGGTGATGGAGGGCACCTCGATGCCCTCCGGCCAGTTCCTGCCGCCCACCGCCTTCGGCGCCATCCCCGACCTCGCCGCGCCGCGCACCGACGCCGATGCGGCGAAGCGGCTGCTGGCCGAGGCCGGCTACCCGAACGGCTTCCGCATCACGCTCTCCGGCCCGAATGACCGCTACATGAACGATGCCCGCATCGTGCAGGCGATCGGCCAGATGTGGACCCGCATCGGCGTGCGCACGGCGGTCGATGCCCAGCCCTGGACCACCTTCATCAGCCGCGCCGGCCGGCAGGAGCTCTCGGCCTTCCTGGTCGGCTGGGGCAGCTCCTCGGGCGAGGCGTCGAACCCGCTGCGCTCGCTGGTGGCCAGCTATGACCGCGACAAGGGCTTCGGTACGTCCAATCGCGGCCGCTATTCCAACCCCGAGGTGGACGCCAAGCTCGAAGCCGCTCTGCGCGAGCTGGACGACACCCGGCGCGAGGCGCTGCTGCGCGACGCCACGCGGATTGCCATGGAGGATGTCGGTATCATCCCGATCCATATCCAGAAGAACCTGTGGGCGATGCGGCCGACGCTGGTGCATGATTCCCGCGCCGACGAGCTGACCCGCGCGCAGGATGTCCGCCCCGCGAGCAACCAGGCGCGCTGA
- a CDS encoding ABC transporter permease: MGVYLLRRLLQSVLVMLAMSVIVFVGVYAIGDPVEILISPDADQMERERAIKALGLDLPLWMQYVSFLGNALRGDLGRSFVFNEPALQLILQRMPATLELAFGAMFIALLIGLPLGLYAGLKPNSAGAKTIMAGSILGFSLPTFWVGLMLIMVFAVQLGWLPSTGRGPTVEVLGLRWSFLTWDGLRHLAMPALNLALFKISLVIRLTRAGVRETMLMDYVKFARAKGLSPARVTYVHVFKNILIPVVTVVGLELGSTIAFSVVTESVFAWPGMGKLIIDSINVLDRPVIVAYLMIIVLMFITINLLVDLAYSALDPRVRLENK; the protein is encoded by the coding sequence ATGGGTGTTTATCTTCTCCGCCGGCTGCTGCAGTCGGTCCTCGTCATGCTGGCGATGTCGGTCATCGTCTTCGTGGGCGTCTATGCGATCGGCGACCCGGTCGAGATCCTGATCTCGCCGGATGCCGACCAGATGGAGCGCGAGCGCGCGATCAAGGCGCTCGGCCTCGATCTGCCGCTGTGGATGCAATACGTCTCCTTCCTCGGCAACGCGCTGCGCGGCGATCTCGGCCGCAGCTTCGTGTTCAACGAGCCCGCCCTGCAGCTGATCCTGCAGCGCATGCCGGCGACGCTGGAACTGGCCTTCGGCGCCATGTTCATCGCGCTGCTGATCGGCCTGCCGCTCGGCCTCTATGCCGGGCTGAAGCCGAACTCCGCCGGCGCCAAGACCATCATGGCCGGCTCCATCCTCGGCTTCTCGCTGCCCACCTTCTGGGTCGGCCTGATGCTGATCATGGTCTTCGCCGTGCAGCTGGGCTGGCTGCCCTCGACGGGCCGCGGCCCGACGGTCGAGGTGCTGGGCCTGCGCTGGTCCTTCCTGACCTGGGATGGGCTGCGCCACCTGGCCATGCCGGCGCTGAACCTGGCGCTGTTCAAGATCAGCCTGGTGATCCGCCTGACCCGCGCCGGCGTGCGCGAGACGATGCTGATGGACTACGTGAAGTTCGCCCGCGCCAAGGGGCTGAGCCCGGCGCGCGTGACCTATGTGCACGTGTTCAAGAACATCCTGATCCCGGTCGTCACCGTGGTGGGCCTCGAGCTCGGCTCCACCATCGCCTTCTCGGTGGTGACCGAGAGCGTCTTCGCCTGGCCGGGCATGGGCAAGCTGATCATCGACAGCATCAACGTGCTCGACCGCCCGGTGATCGTCGCCTACCTGATGATCATCGTGCTGATGTTCATCACCATCAACCTGCTCGTCGACCTTGCCTATTCGGCGCTCGACCCGCGGGTGCGGCTGGAGAACAAGTGA
- a CDS encoding ABC transporter permease → MSTTTATPAAPAKAPKVETPFRRFVSEFCESKLALGGLIVFAIIALIAIFAPLLAPQNPYDLAQLDIMDGRLEPGTVGGAGFTYWLGTDDQGRDMLSGIMYGLRISLMVGVGSAIIACAVGASLGLLAAYAGGRTDTVIMRLVDLQLSFPSILAALMILAFLGKGIFNVVLALVIVEWAYYARTVRGTALVERRREYIEAAQCLALPTRRVIFRHLLPNCLPPLIVVGTMQIARAIALEATLSFLGLGVPITEPSLGLLISNGYEYMLSGKYWISFYPGIALLVTIVSINLVGDQLRDVLNPRLKK, encoded by the coding sequence ATGAGCACGACCACCGCAACCCCGGCGGCGCCCGCCAAGGCGCCCAAGGTCGAGACGCCCTTCCGCCGCTTCGTCTCCGAATTCTGCGAGAGCAAGCTGGCGCTGGGCGGGCTGATCGTCTTCGCGATCATCGCCCTGATCGCCATCTTCGCGCCGCTGCTGGCGCCGCAGAACCCCTATGACCTGGCGCAGCTCGACATCATGGACGGGCGGCTCGAGCCCGGCACGGTGGGCGGCGCCGGCTTCACCTATTGGCTCGGCACCGATGACCAGGGGCGCGACATGCTCTCCGGCATCATGTACGGGCTGCGCATCTCGCTGATGGTGGGCGTGGGCTCGGCCATCATCGCCTGCGCCGTCGGCGCCTCGCTCGGCCTACTCGCCGCCTATGCCGGCGGGCGGACCGACACGGTCATCATGCGGCTCGTCGACCTGCAGCTCTCCTTCCCCTCGATCCTGGCCGCGCTGATGATCCTGGCCTTCCTGGGCAAGGGCATCTTCAACGTCGTGCTCGCCCTGGTGATCGTCGAGTGGGCCTATTACGCCCGCACCGTGCGCGGCACCGCGCTGGTCGAGCGGCGGCGCGAATATATCGAGGCGGCGCAGTGCCTGGCGCTGCCGACCCGGCGCGTCATCTTCCGCCACCTGCTGCCGAACTGCCTGCCGCCGCTGATCGTCGTCGGCACCATGCAGATCGCCCGCGCCATCGCGCTGGAGGCGACCCTGTCCTTCCTCGGCCTCGGCGTGCCGATCACCGAGCCCTCGCTCGGCCTGCTGATCTCGAACGGCTACGAATACATGCTGTCCGGCAAGTACTGGATCAGCTTCTACCCGGGCATCGCCCTGCTGGTGACCATCGTCTCCATCAACCTGGTGGGCGACCAGCTGCGCGACGTGCTCAATCCGCGACTGAAGAAGTGA
- a CDS encoding ABC transporter ATP-binding protein, with product MAETNTVAASAAAPTLEVRNLQTHFFTRAGVVKAVDGVSFTVGRGKVLGLVGESGSGKTVTGFSILGLVDAPGRIVGGEILFHGQNLARLSEEEMRRLRGNRIAMIFQDPMMTLNPVLRVDTQMIETVLAHSKVSKEEARQRARDTLGMVGIPSPDERLKSYPHQFSGGMRQRVAIAIALLHRPELIVADEPTTALDVTIQAQILAEVQKLCEQTGTAMIWVTHDLSVVAGLADDIAVMYAGRVVERGPVSEVLDQPLHPYTNGLIGSVPSRNKRGEKLRQIPGMTPSLLSLPPGCAFRTRCPRAEADCARDPALSELLPGRLARCFHPHVVAQGAAAEGAHA from the coding sequence ATGGCTGAGACCAACACTGTCGCTGCCAGCGCCGCCGCGCCGACGCTGGAGGTGCGCAACCTGCAGACGCACTTCTTCACCCGCGCCGGCGTGGTGAAGGCGGTCGACGGCGTGTCCTTCACCGTCGGCCGCGGCAAGGTGCTCGGCCTGGTGGGCGAGTCCGGCTCCGGCAAGACGGTGACGGGCTTCTCCATCCTGGGCCTGGTCGACGCGCCGGGCCGCATCGTCGGCGGCGAGATCCTGTTCCACGGGCAGAACCTGGCCCGGCTGTCGGAGGAGGAGATGCGGCGCCTGCGCGGCAACCGCATCGCCATGATCTTCCAGGACCCGATGATGACGCTGAACCCGGTGCTCCGGGTCGACACGCAGATGATCGAGACCGTGCTGGCCCATTCCAAGGTCAGCAAGGAGGAGGCCCGCCAGCGCGCCCGCGACACGCTCGGCATGGTGGGCATCCCCTCCCCGGATGAGCGGCTGAAGAGCTATCCGCACCAGTTCTCCGGCGGCATGCGCCAGCGCGTGGCCATCGCCATCGCGCTGCTGCACCGCCCGGAGCTGATCGTCGCGGACGAGCCGACGACGGCGCTCGACGTCACCATCCAGGCGCAGATCCTGGCCGAGGTGCAGAAGCTGTGCGAGCAGACCGGCACCGCCATGATCTGGGTCACGCATGACCTCTCGGTCGTCGCCGGCCTCGCCGACGACATCGCGGTGATGTATGCCGGCCGCGTGGTCGAGCGCGGCCCGGTCAGCGAGGTGCTGGACCAGCCGCTGCACCCCTACACCAACGGCCTGATCGGCTCCGTGCCCAGCCGCAACAAGCGTGGCGAGAAGCTGCGGCAGATCCCGGGCATGACGCCCTCGCTGCTCAGCCTGCCGCCGGGCTGCGCCTTCCGCACCCGCTGCCCGCGGGCCGAGGCGGATTGCGCGCGTGACCCCGCGCTGTCCGAGCTGCTGCCGGGCCGCCTGGCACGCTGCTTCCATCCGCATGTGGTGGCCCAGGGCGCGGCCGCCGAGGGAGCCCACGCATGA
- a CDS encoding ABC transporter ATP-binding protein, producing the protein MSATSTVRSAASVAAGEAAAPIIELKGVSKRFSKQLDFAGKIAKKLGAPVKDETVHAVDGVDLVVRKGEVVGLVGESGCGKSTLGRMVAGIMPASGGEIFWHGKRLDTLQGAEARRAKLQTQMIFQDPYASLNPRMRVADIVGEAPLVHGLTRRAEWDAYVDNQMRRAGLDPAFKRRYPHQFSGGQRQRIGIARALAVQPEFIVCDEAVAALDVSIQAQILNLFMELRQELNLTYLFISHDLGVVEHLSDRVVIMYLGRVVEEAAAEEIFARANHPYTQALLAEVPRIEARKKSFAGIKGEIPSPLNPPPGCHFHPRCPHAMERCRVERPALKEIAPGHKSACHLNDAA; encoded by the coding sequence ATGAGCGCGACCAGCACCGTCCGTTCCGCCGCCTCCGTGGCGGCGGGTGAGGCCGCCGCGCCGATCATCGAGCTGAAGGGCGTCTCCAAGCGCTTCTCCAAGCAGCTCGATTTCGCCGGCAAGATCGCCAAGAAGCTGGGCGCCCCCGTCAAGGACGAGACCGTCCATGCGGTGGACGGCGTCGACCTGGTCGTCCGCAAGGGCGAGGTGGTCGGGCTGGTGGGCGAATCCGGCTGCGGCAAGTCGACCCTCGGCCGCATGGTGGCCGGCATCATGCCGGCCTCGGGCGGCGAGATCTTCTGGCACGGCAAGCGCCTCGACACCCTGCAGGGGGCCGAGGCGCGCCGCGCCAAGCTGCAGACGCAGATGATCTTCCAGGACCCCTATGCCAGCCTGAACCCGCGCATGCGGGTGGCCGACATCGTGGGCGAGGCGCCGCTGGTGCATGGCCTGACCCGCCGTGCCGAGTGGGATGCCTATGTCGACAACCAGATGCGCCGGGCCGGCCTCGACCCGGCCTTCAAGCGCCGCTACCCGCACCAGTTCTCGGGCGGCCAGCGGCAGCGCATCGGCATCGCCCGCGCGCTGGCCGTGCAGCCGGAATTCATCGTCTGCGACGAGGCGGTGGCCGCGCTCGACGTGTCGATCCAGGCGCAGATCCTGAACCTGTTCATGGAGCTGCGGCAGGAGCTGAACCTCACCTACCTGTTCATCAGCCATGATCTCGGCGTGGTGGAGCATCTCTCCGACCGCGTGGTGATCATGTATCTGGGCCGGGTGGTCGAGGAGGCGGCGGCCGAGGAGATCTTCGCCCGCGCCAACCATCCCTACACCCAGGCCCTGCTGGCCGAGGTGCCGCGGATCGAGGCGCGCAAGAAGAGCTTCGCCGGCATCAAGGGCGAGATCCCCTCGCCGCTGAACCCGCCGCCGGGCTGCCATTTCCACCCGCGCTGCCCGCACGCCATGGAGCGCTGCCGGGTGGAGCGGCCGGCGCTGAAGGAAATCGCGCCGGGCCACAAGAGCGCCTGCCACCTGAACGACGCGGCCTGA
- a CDS encoding NAD(P)H-dependent oxidoreductase, which translates to MMDDAAMLLDKLTWRYATKKMDPGKAVPADKLERILQAITLAPTSSGLQPFEVLVVTNPEIRQRIQAIAWNQSQVTEGSHLLVFAAWDNYTAERINTVYDQVMAERGFNEGLENYRQRLLSIYPARDPQQNFEHAARQAYIALGFALAAAAEEEVDSTPMEGFEPEKLDEILGLRARGLRSVVILPLGYREADKDWLVSMKKVRRPRAQFITEVK; encoded by the coding sequence ATGATGGATGACGCAGCCATGCTGCTCGACAAGCTCACCTGGCGCTACGCCACCAAGAAGATGGATCCGGGCAAGGCCGTGCCGGCGGACAAGCTGGAGCGGATCCTGCAGGCCATCACCCTGGCGCCGACCTCCAGCGGGCTGCAGCCCTTCGAGGTGCTGGTGGTGACCAATCCCGAGATCCGCCAGCGCATCCAGGCCATCGCCTGGAACCAGAGCCAGGTGACCGAGGGCTCGCACCTGCTGGTCTTCGCCGCCTGGGACAATTACACGGCCGAGCGGATCAACACCGTCTACGACCAGGTCATGGCCGAGCGCGGCTTCAACGAGGGGCTGGAGAATTACCGCCAGCGCCTGCTGTCGATCTATCCGGCCCGCGACCCGCAGCAGAATTTCGAGCACGCGGCGCGCCAGGCCTATATCGCGCTGGGCTTCGCCCTGGCCGCGGCGGCCGAGGAGGAGGTCGACTCGACGCCCATGGAGGGGTTCGAGCCGGAGAAGCTGGACGAGATCCTGGGCCTGCGCGCGCGCGGCCTGCGCTCGGTGGTGATCCTGCCGCTGGGCTATCGCGAGGCCGACAAGGACTGGCTGGTGAGCATGAAGAAGGTGCGCCGGCCGCGGGCGCAATTCATCACCGAGGTGAAGTGA
- a CDS encoding Lrp/AsnC family transcriptional regulator produces MDAIDRNILVALQDNGAAGLAELAKVAGLSVSATAERVKRLEERGTIRGWRADLDPAAIGCPLLAYVFVSMRPGREEHAFRLAMRAAEPVMECHHVTGAWTFLVKLRLPDLAALERFVADEIRGQEGVERTETILAITSAKETSILPVAEATEE; encoded by the coding sequence ATGGACGCCATCGACCGGAACATTCTCGTCGCCCTGCAGGATAATGGGGCGGCGGGCCTCGCCGAGCTCGCCAAGGTCGCGGGCCTCTCCGTCTCCGCCACGGCGGAGCGGGTGAAGCGGCTGGAGGAGCGCGGCACCATCCGCGGCTGGCGCGCCGATCTCGACCCCGCCGCCATCGGCTGCCCCCTGCTGGCCTATGTCTTCGTCTCGATGCGCCCGGGGCGGGAGGAACACGCCTTCCGCCTGGCCATGCGCGCGGCCGAGCCGGTGATGGAGTGCCACCACGTCACCGGCGCCTGGACCTTCCTGGTGAAGCTGCGCCTGCCCGACCTGGCAGCGCTGGAGCGCTTCGTGGCCGACGAGATCCGCGGGCAGGAAGGCGTGGAGCGGACGGAGACCATCCTGGCCATCACCTCGGCCAAGGAGACCTCGATCCTTCCCGTGGCGGAGGCCACGGAAGAGTAA
- a CDS encoding type III PLP-dependent enzyme produces the protein MTPKVSRFLRDAAPATPCLVVDVDRVAENYGRLKAAMPLARIYYAVKANPAAPILSRLVDLQSQFDAASLEEVRMCLAAGAQPEAISFGNTVKKESAIQAAYEAGVRMFAFDSEPELRKLARSAPGAKVYCRILVENVGAEWPLSRKFGCEAEMAKELMVLARDLGLDPYGISFHVGSQQTRTAAYEAAIAKVAMIFTDLKEAGINLRMANLGGGYPVRYRSEVPEIDDFGAAIMGAMVEHFGNALPEILIEPGRFMVGDAGVLSSEVVLVSSKGKDDPVRWVYLDIGRFGGLAETEGEAIKYRFRTPHDGLAEGPVTIAGPTCDSTDTLYEKSNYRLPLALQSGDRVELLSTGAYVTTYASQGFNGFAPLAEHYI, from the coding sequence ATGACCCCCAAGGTCTCCCGCTTCCTGCGCGACGCCGCCCCGGCGACCCCGTGCCTGGTGGTCGACGTCGATCGCGTCGCCGAGAATTACGGCCGGCTGAAGGCCGCGATGCCGCTGGCCCGCATCTACTACGCCGTGAAGGCCAACCCGGCCGCGCCGATCCTGTCGCGCCTGGTGGATCTGCAGTCGCAGTTCGACGCCGCCTCGCTGGAGGAGGTGCGGATGTGCCTGGCCGCCGGCGCGCAGCCTGAGGCGATCTCCTTCGGCAACACGGTGAAGAAGGAAAGCGCCATCCAGGCCGCCTATGAGGCCGGCGTGCGCATGTTCGCCTTCGACTCCGAGCCGGAGCTGCGCAAGCTCGCCCGCTCCGCCCCCGGCGCGAAGGTGTATTGCCGCATCCTGGTCGAGAATGTCGGCGCCGAATGGCCGCTGTCGCGCAAGTTCGGCTGCGAGGCCGAGATGGCGAAGGAGCTGATGGTCCTGGCCCGCGATCTGGGCCTCGACCCCTATGGCATCTCCTTCCATGTCGGCAGCCAGCAGACCCGCACCGCCGCCTATGAGGCCGCCATCGCCAAGGTCGCGATGATCTTCACCGACCTCAAGGAGGCGGGGATCAACCTGCGCATGGCCAATCTCGGCGGCGGCTACCCGGTGCGCTACCGCTCCGAGGTGCCGGAGATCGACGATTTCGGCGCCGCCATCATGGGCGCCATGGTCGAGCATTTCGGCAATGCCCTGCCCGAGATCCTGATCGAGCCGGGCCGCTTCATGGTGGGCGATGCCGGCGTGCTGTCCTCCGAGGTCGTGCTGGTCTCCAGCAAGGGCAAGGACGACCCCGTCCGCTGGGTCTATCTGGACATCGGCCGCTTCGGCGGCCTGGCCGAGACCGAGGGCGAGGCCATCAAGTACCGCTTCCGCACGCCGCATGACGGGCTGGCGGAAGGCCCGGTGACGATCGCGGGCCCGACCTGCGACAGCACCGACACGCTGTATGAGAAGTCCAACTACCGCCTGCCGCTGGCGCTGCAGAGCGGCGACCGGGTGGAGCTGCTCTCCACCGGCGCCTATGTGACGACCTATGCCAGCCAGGGCTTCAACGGCTTCGCGCCGCTGGCCGAGCACTATATCTGA
- a CDS encoding TetR/AcrR family transcriptional regulator: protein MSLAATDPAPETFAAGAEAEASPKRRAILEAAAGLFMAEGLAAVSMDAVARAAGVSKATLYAHFSGKDALFTEIVQNNCRRLQGSADAALVDHALPLEPALTQLGTHWLGFLLQPKVRALHRVVLAESGRSPELAAAFYQAGPVTLRRWLEQWLEGEKARGRLRPEVPAPLVAEQFFALLRGDLFMRATLNLAPDIGHEAVAGQAAAAARAIIRLYGADATA, encoded by the coding sequence ATGTCCCTCGCCGCGACCGATCCCGCCCCCGAGACCTTCGCCGCCGGCGCGGAGGCCGAGGCCTCGCCCAAGCGCCGCGCCATCCTGGAGGCGGCGGCCGGGCTGTTCATGGCCGAGGGGCTGGCCGCCGTCTCGATGGATGCAGTGGCGCGCGCCGCCGGCGTCTCCAAGGCGACGCTCTACGCGCATTTCAGCGGCAAGGACGCACTGTTCACCGAGATCGTGCAGAACAATTGCCGCCGGCTGCAGGGCAGCGCCGATGCCGCGCTGGTCGACCACGCCTTGCCGCTGGAGCCGGCGCTGACCCAGCTCGGCACGCATTGGCTGGGCTTCCTGCTGCAGCCCAAGGTGCGCGCCCTGCACCGCGTGGTGCTGGCCGAGAGCGGCCGCAGCCCGGAGCTGGCCGCCGCCTTCTATCAGGCCGGGCCGGTGACGCTGCGGCGCTGGCTGGAGCAGTGGCTGGAGGGCGAGAAGGCGCGCGGCAGGCTGCGGCCGGAGGTGCCGGCGCCGCTGGTGGCCGAGCAGTTCTTCGCCCTGCTGCGCGGCGACCTGTTCATGCGCGCCACGCTCAACCTGGCGCCCGATATCGGCCATGAGGCCGTCGCCGGACAGGCCGCCGCGGCGGCCCGGGCCATCATCCGCCTCTATGGCGCCGACGCCACCGCCTGA